Proteins encoded within one genomic window of Verrucomicrobiia bacterium:
- a CDS encoding DUF1080 domain-containing protein, which yields MRIKLLTLTTLAAIASASFVYQTAAADRPGYTDTPMLPAGKWHVHDPNRPVPPIVAPGKTFSDGAPPPSDAVILFNGQDLSKWQGTKGPAPWKVQDGYMEVVPHSGSIRSRDKFGSFQMHLEFAEPTHLRGTSQERGNSGVIIFGLYEVQVLDNFNNPTYPDGQCGGLYGQSPPLVNACRPPGEWQTYDILFESPRWDADNHLTRPASVTVIQNGLVLHHKQALLGPTAHRAYGDYKRNTGSEGAIELQEHENPVRFRNIWIRNIPDEEKP from the coding sequence CCGCGATTGCTTCGGCCAGCTTTGTTTATCAAACCGCTGCCGCCGACCGGCCCGGCTACACCGATACTCCAATGCTCCCGGCAGGCAAATGGCACGTGCATGATCCGAACCGGCCGGTGCCACCCATAGTCGCGCCCGGCAAAACATTCAGCGACGGCGCGCCACCACCGTCCGATGCTGTCATTCTTTTTAACGGCCAGGACCTTTCCAAATGGCAGGGAACCAAAGGCCCCGCGCCCTGGAAAGTTCAGGATGGTTATATGGAGGTCGTGCCCCATTCGGGAAGTATCCGGTCACGGGACAAGTTCGGCAGTTTCCAGATGCATTTGGAATTTGCGGAGCCAACTCATCTTCGTGGCACCAGCCAGGAGCGCGGCAACAGTGGAGTGATTATTTTCGGACTATACGAAGTTCAGGTGCTCGATAACTTCAATAATCCGACCTATCCGGACGGCCAGTGTGGCGGACTTTACGGACAGTCTCCACCATTGGTGAACGCTTGCCGGCCCCCGGGCGAATGGCAAACTTACGACATCCTATTCGAGTCGCCGCGATGGGATGCGGATAACCATCTGACCCGCCCGGCCAGCGTCACCGTAATCCAAAACGGTTTGGTGTTGCACCATAAGCAAGCGTTGCTGGGACCCACCGCTCATCGCGCGTACGGCGACTATAAACGCAATACCGGCTCAGAAGGAGCAATCGAGTTGCAGGAGCATGAAAATCCTGTGCGCTTTCGTAATATCTGGATTCGCAATATTCCAGATGAAGAAAAACCGTAA
- a CDS encoding isochorismatase family protein yields the protein MKIVQNICPLIVLCMAMIIPSLGVAQPPPSSPLELNMRRLQKKDTGVDQWEEKNTHASWDPSHTAVVICDMWNQHWCADATARVAEMAPRMNDLITELRRRGVLIIHCPSDTMKYYQGTPGRKLAQAAPHFETMPPLRNSCPVNLALEAPLPIDDSDGGCTDGSPQGTPWTHEIDTLQIKEGDAITDSTEAFYLMRQRGITNVIVMGVHENMCIVNRPFAIRQMVYQHQNVVLVRDLTDTMYNPQMKPYVDHFTGTDLMAWHIEKYWCPTITSDQIIGGKPFRFAGDTNAPRTFRNYVKLPVTDSHYKQVKSYVEDTPNPDYSQASDAARAAFREMKYGVRIHWGVYANLGYGENASWPFVRADNGHPALDNQGRQAYQDFYKTFNPTNFNADAWMDFFKSNGVKVVAFTTKHHDGFSMFDTHTRVVRRVNWTAPGGPKIEDCDFAYSIMDTPFHRDIVKEITDSAHSHGIKIDLYFSHPDWYDADFRPFNQHPFPGKVDKIEHPDQWNHFVQRHRQQLTELLTQYGKIDLVCLDMWFDKSAWLDLRETMKIVRRIQPDTMFRARGIGNYGDYYTPEGFVPGAAANTDMPWMVIYPLVKGDGIWSYEPDASKYKDGVWIVTNLVDTVAKGGSFMVGIGPDATGLFHPKAIAALQYAGTWLKTNGEAIFNTHPRSGSDWKEGGNIRFTHADSGSVIYAIALQWPGDELALQSVKLQPGATVRMLGDSENLNWHDDPAKGTVINLPKRLQPPADGQSQPPCVFKLDSQQL from the coding sequence ATGAAAATAGTTCAAAACATTTGCCCGCTCATCGTTTTGTGCATGGCAATGATCATCCCATCTCTTGGCGTTGCTCAACCGCCGCCGTCTTCGCCACTTGAGCTGAATATGCGCCGGTTGCAAAAAAAGGACACCGGCGTGGATCAATGGGAGGAGAAAAACACGCACGCCAGTTGGGACCCTTCACACACGGCTGTGGTCATTTGCGACATGTGGAACCAGCACTGGTGCGCCGATGCGACAGCCCGCGTGGCGGAAATGGCGCCGCGCATGAATGACTTGATCACGGAATTGCGCCGGCGCGGTGTCTTGATCATCCACTGTCCCAGCGACACAATGAAATATTACCAAGGGACGCCGGGACGCAAACTTGCGCAGGCGGCTCCGCATTTTGAAACCATGCCGCCGCTGCGAAACAGTTGCCCGGTCAATCTCGCCCTGGAAGCTCCTTTGCCGATTGATGATTCAGACGGGGGCTGTACGGACGGAAGCCCGCAAGGCACGCCTTGGACTCACGAAATTGACACTCTCCAGATCAAGGAAGGCGATGCGATAACCGACAGCACGGAAGCCTTCTATCTCATGCGTCAGCGCGGCATCACCAACGTCATTGTCATGGGCGTTCATGAAAACATGTGCATCGTCAATCGCCCTTTCGCCATCCGCCAGATGGTGTATCAACATCAGAATGTCGTGCTGGTGCGTGATTTGACGGACACCATGTATAACCCGCAAATGAAACCTTATGTGGATCACTTCACCGGCACGGACTTGATGGCCTGGCACATTGAAAAATATTGGTGTCCCACCATCACCAGCGACCAGATTATCGGCGGCAAGCCATTCCGATTCGCCGGGGATACCAACGCCCCGCGCACATTCCGCAACTATGTAAAATTGCCGGTCACTGATTCACACTACAAACAGGTCAAATCGTATGTCGAAGACACGCCTAATCCGGACTATAGCCAGGCTTCCGATGCGGCCCGCGCCGCTTTCCGGGAAATGAAATATGGTGTGCGCATTCATTGGGGCGTCTATGCCAATTTGGGTTATGGCGAAAACGCCTCCTGGCCTTTTGTCCGGGCGGACAACGGCCATCCTGCCTTGGACAACCAGGGACGCCAGGCCTATCAGGATTTTTACAAAACCTTCAATCCCACCAACTTTAACGCCGATGCCTGGATGGATTTTTTCAAATCCAATGGCGTCAAGGTGGTGGCCTTCACCACCAAACACCATGACGGATTTTCCATGTTTGATACCCATACGCGCGTGGTTCGCCGCGTCAACTGGACCGCCCCCGGCGGGCCGAAAATCGAGGACTGCGATTTTGCCTACAGCATCATGGACACGCCCTTTCACCGCGACATCGTCAAGGAAATAACCGATTCGGCCCATAGCCACGGCATCAAAATTGATCTCTATTTTTCCCATCCTGATTGGTACGACGCCGACTTCCGACCTTTTAACCAGCATCCTTTCCCTGGGAAAGTTGATAAGATCGAGCACCCCGACCAATGGAACCATTTTGTCCAACGCCATCGCCAGCAGTTGACGGAGTTGCTTACTCAATATGGCAAGATAGATCTGGTATGCCTGGACATGTGGTTCGACAAAAGCGCGTGGCTGGATTTGCGGGAAACCATGAAAATCGTCCGGCGCATCCAGCCTGATACCATGTTTCGCGCGCGCGGCATCGGCAATTATGGCGACTACTATACGCCTGAAGGTTTCGTTCCCGGAGCGGCTGCGAACACCGACATGCCATGGATGGTGATTTATCCTTTGGTAAAAGGAGATGGCATCTGGAGTTATGAACCCGACGCGAGCAAATACAAGGATGGGGTTTGGATCGTGACCAATCTGGTTGATACCGTGGCCAAGGGTGGCAGTTTCATGGTGGGTATCGGGCCAGATGCCACCGGCCTTTTTCATCCCAAGGCCATTGCCGCTCTCCAATACGCCGGCACATGGCTGAAGACCAACGGAGAAGCCATCTTCAACACCCATCCCCGATCTGGTTCCGACTGGAAAGAAGGCGGTAATATTCGCTTCACACATGCCGATTCCGGCTCGGTTATCTACGCCATCGCCTTGCAATGGCCCGGTGATGAACTGGCGCTTCAGTCCGTCAAACTCCAACCGGGAGCAACCGTCAGAATGCTGGGAGACAGTGAAAATTTGAATTGGCATGACGACCCTGCCAAAGGCACGGTCATTAATCTTCCGAAGCGTCTGCAACCGCCCGCAGATGGTCAGAGCCAGCCGCCCTGCGTGTTTAAGCTGGATAGCCAGCAGCTATAG